In the genome of Thermodesulfobacteriota bacterium, the window TTCGATGGGCTCACTTCGACGTGCACCGGCCCCCTGGCGAAGTTGGGGCCCGCGTTGGGGTGGCACTTGCCGCACGTCTTCGGCAGGTTCGCCTTATTAATGGAAGAGGCGGGGTCGGACGACGGCAGGATGTCGTGCACCCCGTGGCAGGAGGCGCAGTTTGCCGCCGTCGTCATTCCGTATTCCACGGCGATCCCGTGGAACGAGTCCATGTAGGAGGAGAACCGCTTCTTCGGGAGGGCGTAGCGGGAGGAGATCCCCTCCTTGTCGTGACAGCGGGAGCAGGTCCTGGGGATGTTCCGAGCGGCCACCGGGGAGGCGGGATCCTCCACTCTCGTGATGGCGTGCTCTCCGTGGCAGTCCGTGCAGACCGGGGACTCCGCGATCCCGCCGCGCATCCCCTTCCCGTGGACGCCGGCCTCGTATTTATCGAGGATGGCGGAGTGGCATTTCCCGCACAGCGTCGGGATGTTCTGCCGGTTCACCGCCGACTTCGGATCGTCGCCGGGAAGGATGGCGTGGTTCCCGTGGCAGTCGGAGCAGACGGCGCTCCCGAGCAGCCCCGCCTTCGAGGCCATCCCGTGGACGCTTTGGGCGTAGGCGATCGTCACCTTTCCTTCCGGCGTCCCGGCCTTCCCTTCCCGCTCCTTGTGGCACTGCGTGCAGGCGGCGGCGACGTTCAGGCGGAAGGTCCTCGCCGCCGGGTCCGACGACCGGCGGATGTCGTGCTTTCCGTGGCAGTCGCTGCACGCCGGGACGTTCGCGATCCCCTTCCCCGGCAGCTTCCCGTGGGAGCTCTTCGCGAACGACCGGGCTGCTTCCCCGTGGCACCTGCCGCAGGAAACCTTCGCGAGGGCGCCGTGCGGGGCCTTCGCGTCGGCGTGGCAGGCGACGCAGCCGCTCCCCGCGTGGACCGACCTGCCGTACTCCTTCAGGTCGACGTAAAGCGGGACCTCCTTCCCGTCGGGGAGCGTCTTCGTAATCCCCTTGTCGCCGTGGCACTCCAGGCACTCCGGGACGCCGGGGGCGGCGGCCGCCGCGAGCCCCGCCGGGAACAGCGCCGCCGCGAAGAGGAGCGCGGCCAGGCGGCGCCGGAGGCTCCCGTTCATTCCTCCTCCTTGACGATTCTCGTCACGTCGGGGGGCGGGGGGTTCCCGCTGCGCTCGTACGCCTCGATCTCCTCGAGCTCGAGGGCGTGCTCGTGCTCCATCAGGTCGCGCGACAGCTTCCCGTCGAGCCAGGTGAAGGACATCGGCGCGAAATCGGGGTTCATGAAAACGTAGTAGAGGTGCCAGACGATGATGGCCAGGGTGGCCAGGATCGCCTCGTAGTAATGGACGATGTTGGCGACGTCCAGACCCCACAGCGGGAGGACCTTGAGCGCCTCCTCCTCGAACCAGAGAAGCAGCCCGGTCAGGACCATCACGATCGTACCCCACACGAGGGCGAGGTATTCCGCCTTCTCGACGTAGGAGAACCGGTCGAACTTCGGCTTGTGATGATCCAGGCCGAGGAAGTACCGGATCGAGCCGTAGATGTCCGTGGCATCCTTCCAGCGGGGGATCATCCGCATCACCTGGCCGCGCCCGCGGGGGGTGAACGCGGCGTAGCCGACATGGTAGACGCTGGTAACGATCATGAGGACGGCCGCGACGCGGTGCCCCCAATACCGCAGGAAGACGCTGGTCTCCTCCGGGATCAGCGGGATGGACCACTTGTACTTGAGGGCGAACCCCGTGACCACGAGCGTGAAGAAGGTCGTGAGCGTCAGGAGGTGCTGGATCCGCTCGCTGCGGTTCAGCCGCTCGTACATCGGCTGCCGCTGCTCCTGCCGCTTCCTGTACATCGCCTGCATCTTCCGGAAGAAGTCGAACCCGTTGTGGACGAGCATGCCGCCGATGACGAGGACGATGAGCCAGATGTAGAGCGTCTCCGTCCAGTACTTGATGGTCCCGCCCAGGCCTCCGGGGCCGACGTGGACGTTCCCTCTGGCGAAGTTCTCCGTGGCGCCGGGGTGGCACTTCCCGCAGGTCACGGGGAGGTTCCGCGCGTTGACCGTGGAGCGCGGGTCCTTCGACGGGAAGATCGCGTGGGTGCCGTGGCAGGAGGCGCAGTCGGCTACGGTCCTGTCTCCCAGCCGCGCGGAGAGGCCGTGGAAGCTCTGCTCGTACCCCTCCACCTTTTCGACGGGGACGCCGTACCGGGCCGCCAGCTTCTCGGCGCCGTGGCAGACGGCGCACGAAGCGCCGGCGCCGGTGACGCCGGCGATCGTCGGGCCGGTCACGGCCTGGATCTCGTGCTCGCCGTGGCAGTTCGCGCAGTTGGGGGCATCCGGGACGCCGCGCTCCAGCGCCGTTCCGTGCAC includes:
- a CDS encoding cytochrome c3 family protein, giving the protein MNGSLRRRLAALLFAAALFPAGLAAAAAPGVPECLECHGDKGITKTLPDGKEVPLYVDLKEYGRSVHAGSGCVACHADAKAPHGALAKVSCGRCHGEAARSFAKSSHGKLPGKGIANVPACSDCHGKHDIRRSSDPAARTFRLNVAAACTQCHKEREGKAGTPEGKVTIAYAQSVHGMASKAGLLGSAVCSDCHGNHAILPGDDPKSAVNRQNIPTLCGKCHSAILDKYEAGVHGKGMRGGIAESPVCTDCHGEHAITRVEDPASPVAARNIPRTCSRCHDKEGISSRYALPKKRFSSYMDSFHGIAVEYGMTTAANCASCHGVHDILPSSDPASSINKANLPKTCGKCHPNAGPNFARGPVHVEVSPSKAPGVFAIRVFYILFISSLGILFLLHVGFELYGRWTRRREGPPGGKGGAQ
- a CDS encoding cytochrome b/b6 domain-containing protein, which gives rise to MPIHCLRVPMRHPASSILLAAFLLAFLAGSALALDNGQCNDCHGDSGIAGWSAEERASNVTPGGAKKPPAIAGRFPGMSLHVDPEAYKNSVHGDLSCMDCHGDIKELPHAASLKPVDCSGCHSEAAAAYAKSSHVVTFRRRAVQNPPRCVDCHGAHAVPKAAAASSPVNFRNVAATCARCHGDEEVAAERGIPIPGAARMYAKSVHNRAIVEKGLNKSASCIDCHGAHDMKDHRDPASPINKENLPATCGRCHFGVYAIYKDSVHGTALERGVPDAPNCANCHGEHEIQAVTGPTIAGVTGAGASCAVCHGAEKLAARYGVPVEKVEGYEQSFHGLSARLGDRTVADCASCHGTHAIFPSKDPRSTVNARNLPVTCGKCHPGATENFARGNVHVGPGGLGGTIKYWTETLYIWLIVLVIGGMLVHNGFDFFRKMQAMYRKRQEQRQPMYERLNRSERIQHLLTLTTFFTLVVTGFALKYKWSIPLIPEETSVFLRYWGHRVAAVLMIVTSVYHVGYAAFTPRGRGQVMRMIPRWKDATDIYGSIRYFLGLDHHKPKFDRFSYVEKAEYLALVWGTIVMVLTGLLLWFEEEALKVLPLWGLDVANIVHYYEAILATLAIIVWHLYYVFMNPDFAPMSFTWLDGKLSRDLMEHEHALELEEIEAYERSGNPPPPDVTRIVKEEE